The following DNA comes from Arcobacter cloacae.
AATAGTTATAAACTTAGGTTCAACAACAACAGAGTTTGTATATTTTAAAGGAAATTCTATTATTTTTAATGGATTTATACCTGTTGGTTCAAACCACATAACAAATGATTTATCAGTTATGTTACATACTCCTCCTACAGCTGCTGAAAAGATAAAATTAGAATATGGTTCATTAATTAGAAATTATTCTCCAAATAATGAACTAGGCGTTACTAAAGTAAAAATCCCAAGAATTGGTGATGAAGAGAGTGTTTCTGAAGTTGCTTTAGATTATATTCAAACGATTATTCATGCAAGAGTTGAAGAAGTTTTAGTATTAGTTAAAAATAAATTGAAAAAAAGTGGTTTATTAGATAATACAGGTTCTGGTATTGTAATAACAGGTGGAATGAGTTATTTAGATGGAATAAAAAAATTAACAGAGAGAATTTTTGAAGGTATTCCTATTAGTGTTTCTAATCCTAAAAACATAAAAAATGGTTTTATGAGTTTTGATGAAGCAAACATGGCAACAGTTGTTGGATTGTTGTTTTACTCTTTAGGTACAAATAGAAGCTATCAGTTAGATTCAAGTAAAAAGTTAATTAAACCTATTAAAAAAGATAGAGTAAATGAGCCTAAAATTTCATCTTTATCTAGTTCTAATGAAAGACCTATGACAGAACAAAACAATAGTGTTCCTAATTTGAATATGAATCAAGAACATATTCAAATAAAGGATAATAGAACAATATTAACACCTTTAATAAAAGATAAGAAAAAAGGTGTTTCTAAGTTCTGGAGTAAAGTATCGGAGTGGTTTTAATGGAAAAAATGGAAAATTTATTTAGAGTGGATGACATAAAAGTTGATATGCCAAGTAAAGTTTTATCTGATAACGTAGCAAAAATTGCAGTTATTGGAGTTGGTGGTGGTGGTTGTAATATGATAAACCACATGATAAATGAAGGTTCTCATAAAATCGATTTAATTGCTGCGAATACTGATTTACAAGTACTTCATATTTCTAAAGCTCCAAAAAAGATTCAATTAGGACTTAAACTTACTAAAGGTTTAGGTGCTGGAATGAAACCAGAAATTGGTAGAGATTCAGCTGTTGAAAGTTATGAAGAGATTAAAGGTTCTTTAAAAGGTGCTGATATTGTTTTTATAGCTGCTGGTTTAGGTGGAGGAACTGGAACTGGAGCTGCTGCTATTATTGCAAAAGCTGCAAAAGAAATAGGTGCTTTAACTGTTTCAGTTGTAACAAAACCATTTGCTTGGGAAGGTAAAAAAAGAGCAGGGTTAGCAAATCTTGGGCTTGAAGAACTTAAAAAAGTAAGTGATTCAAT
Coding sequences within:
- the ftsA gene encoding cell division protein FtsA, which translates into the protein MNNTFLAIDIGSSVVTAVIAKHDLENNINILGTGIQKSNGVNKGIIINIEEASKAIKDAVSVAKRSTTELIDTTVVSISGSYSKSIRSSGSVNVPNGLITETEINQVMQMALYNATIVPEYEVVHVVPLFFKVDDSVEVDNPLNMNGSRLEVSVYIVTAKRTALTNIKSALKTSGIEVVKFVLDSYASALAVLDEQQKKFGAIVINLGSTTTEFVYFKGNSIIFNGFIPVGSNHITNDLSVMLHTPPTAAEKIKLEYGSLIRNYSPNNELGVTKVKIPRIGDEESVSEVALDYIQTIIHARVEEVLVLVKNKLKKSGLLDNTGSGIVITGGMSYLDGIKKLTERIFEGIPISVSNPKNIKNGFMSFDEANMATVVGLLFYSLGTNRSYQLDSSKKLIKPIKKDRVNEPKISSLSSSNERPMTEQNNSVPNLNMNQEHIQIKDNRTILTPLIKDKKKGVSKFWSKVSEWF